From a single Aphelocoma coerulescens isolate FSJ_1873_10779 chromosome 31, UR_Acoe_1.0, whole genome shotgun sequence genomic region:
- the SLC35A2 gene encoding UDP-galactose translocator: MAAPGAADGGGGSGDSAGPATVSRRVKYASLGVLVLQNASLVLSIRYVRTLPGERFLPTTAVVMAEAMKGSACLLLLLIQHRGSVRQTAVTLHEAVVGQFGDTLRLAVPSLIYTLQNNLQYVAISNLPAATFQVTYQLKILTTALFSVLLLGTALSRLQWLSLALLFAGVALVQAEQARAVPVAAALAPSPGPEGPPQSYAVGLAAVAASCLSSGFAGVYFERLLKRSGGSIWVRNVQLGAVGTAVGLGAMLAAEGPAVAALGFFYGYNGAVWAVVVNQAAGGLLVAVVVRYADNILKGFATALSILASTAASAHLFGFRPRAPFLAGTAMVLAAVVLYGRPRGASGRAQDSGKSPNKDKGT; this comes from the exons ATGGCGGCCCCGGGGGCGGcggacggcggcggcggctccggcgaTTCCGCGGGGCCCGCGACGG TGTCGCGGCGGGTGAAGTACGCCAGCCTGGGcgtgctggtgctgcagaacGCGTCGCTCGTGCTCAGCATCCGCTACGTGCGGACCCTGCCCGGGGAGCGCTTCCTGCCCACCACGGCCGTGGTGATGGCCGAGGCCATGAAGGGCAGcgcctgcctgctgctgctgctgatccaGCACCGCG gCAGTGTCCGGCAGACGGCGGTGACGCTGCACGAGGCCGTGGTGGGACAGTTTGGGGACACGCTGCGCCTGGCCGTGCCCTCGCTCATCTACACCCTGCAGAACAACCTGCAGTACGTGGCCATCTCCAACCTGCCCGCGGCCACCTTCCAG gTCACGTACCAGCTGAAGATCCTGACCACGGCGCTGTTctcggtgctgctgctgggcacggCGCTGTCCCGCCTGCAGTGGCTGTCGCTGGCGCTGCTCTTCGCGGGCGTGGCGCTGGTGCAGGCGGAGCAGGCGCGGGCCGTGCCCGTGGCCGCGGCGCTGGCGCCGTCCCCCGGCCCCGAGGGGCCCCCGCAGAGCTACGCCGTGGGGCTGGCGGCCGTGGCCGCCTCCTGCCTGTCCTCGGGCTTCGCCGGCGTCTACTTCGAGCGGCTGCTGAAGCGCTCGGGCGGCTCCATCTGGGTGCGCAACGTCCAGCTGGGCGCCGTGGGCACggccgtggggctgggggccaTGCTGGCCGCGGAGGGCCCGGCCGTGGCCGCGCTCGGCTTCTTCTACGGCTACAACGGCGCCGTGTGGGCCGTGGTGGTCAACCAGGCGGCCGGGGGGCTGCTGGTGGCCGTGGTGGTGCGCTACGCCGACAACATCCTCAAGGGCTTCGCCACGGCGCTCTCCATCCTGGCCTCCACGGCCGCCTCCGCGCACCTCTTCGGCTTCCGGCCGCGCGCGCCCTTCCTGGCCGGCACCGCCATGGTCCTGGCCGCCGTGGTGCTCTAcgggcggccccgcggcgccTCCGGCCGCGCCCAGGACAGCGGCAA GTCTCCCAACAAGGACAAGGGCACCTGA